A genome region from Planctomycetota bacterium includes the following:
- a CDS encoding SAM-dependent methyltransferase, translating into MPRTSASAATFRAGIDQEWLSASYEASLGRASKTTGQRRTQLGAFYTPQILADVLIQLSLTPWLKDHLKRSHAASTRPCPSVLDPACGSGNLLIAAARSLVKAGFAKEAIAKSLHGVDIDPIAVSIARTRIAHILKLSPAAAKQFAKQIRVGDALFERSLIGSFDIVVGNPPFLSQLGGATVVQRSRAKKLLDRFDGVVRGYADMAGAFLVLGAEALKPGGRMAMIEPISVLSASHAEAIRDRVSTLAQLECIYFDRQRWVSASTHVAILAFHKAKGNGRSHAPSLRVLPGPGLKLSWPEWKGRWSAAMAAHAGVPRVKSRASGVIGDRARVAADFRDQYYGLRGAIKDSQSSSGLRIVTTGLIDWAHCMWGEKPVRLLGKAWKHPEVNERAAARDPYMKEWLADARRPKVIVAVQTKVIEAVVDATGRLAPSVPLIRVVPHKSADLWRILAALLSPVTSAEAWWRHAGAGLSPSALKLSAKQVAALPLPTNTAAWDRAANVLRTLHKSKGAAREKQINEFARLAMEAGEVPQKDRAALLAWWRPLITRRRGRN; encoded by the coding sequence ATGCCACGGACATCGGCGAGCGCCGCAACATTTCGCGCAGGTATCGATCAGGAGTGGCTCTCTGCTTCCTATGAAGCCTCGCTCGGTCGCGCCTCAAAAACTACGGGTCAGAGACGCACGCAGCTCGGCGCCTTCTACACGCCGCAAATTCTTGCGGATGTGCTCATTCAACTTTCGCTCACACCCTGGTTGAAGGACCATCTGAAAAGGTCACACGCTGCGTCAACGCGGCCCTGCCCTAGCGTGCTTGACCCAGCATGCGGCAGCGGAAATCTGCTCATCGCGGCCGCCCGCTCGCTCGTGAAAGCCGGTTTCGCCAAGGAGGCGATCGCGAAAAGTCTGCACGGCGTCGACATCGATCCCATCGCGGTTTCCATAGCGCGAACTCGGATTGCGCACATTCTCAAGTTGTCGCCAGCGGCAGCGAAGCAGTTCGCGAAACAAATTCGAGTGGGCGACGCGCTGTTTGAGAGGAGCCTCATCGGTTCCTTTGACATCGTTGTGGGCAATCCACCCTTCCTTAGCCAGTTGGGCGGCGCGACGGTGGTGCAGCGAAGCCGCGCCAAGAAATTGCTCGACCGCTTCGATGGCGTGGTGCGCGGCTACGCCGACATGGCCGGCGCATTCCTGGTGCTCGGCGCCGAGGCATTGAAGCCGGGCGGCCGCATGGCCATGATCGAGCCGATCAGCGTCCTGTCGGCGTCCCACGCAGAAGCGATTCGCGATCGCGTGAGCACTCTGGCCCAACTGGAGTGCATCTACTTTGATCGGCAGCGGTGGGTGAGCGCCTCGACGCATGTTGCGATTCTTGCTTTTCACAAAGCGAAGGGAAATGGGCGGTCGCACGCGCCATCGCTGCGAGTGCTGCCTGGCCCGGGCTTGAAGCTGTCGTGGCCGGAATGGAAAGGTCGCTGGAGTGCGGCCATGGCGGCGCACGCCGGAGTTCCCCGGGTGAAGTCCCGCGCATCGGGCGTCATCGGCGATCGCGCTCGCGTGGCCGCCGATTTCCGCGATCAGTACTACGGCCTGCGCGGCGCGATCAAGGATTCCCAGAGTTCGAGCGGCCTGCGCATTGTCACCACCGGCCTGATCGACTGGGCGCATTGCATGTGGGGCGAGAAACCGGTTCGGCTTCTTGGGAAAGCATGGAAGCACCCCGAAGTCAATGAGCGAGCCGCCGCCCGAGATCCCTACATGAAGGAGTGGCTCGCCGACGCCCGTCGCCCCAAGGTGATCGTGGCTGTGCAGACCAAGGTGATCGAAGCAGTGGTCGACGCGACCGGCCGCCTGGCTCCAAGCGTTCCGTTGATTCGCGTGGTGCCGCACAAGAGCGCGGACCTGTGGCGAATTCTGGCGGCTCTGCTCTCGCCGGTGACTAGCGCCGAGGCCTGGTGGCGTCACGCCGGTGCCGGGCTTTCTCCGAGCGCGCTGAAACTCTCCGCCAAGCAAGTCGCGGCGCTGCCGCTGCCGACGAACACGGCCGCATGGGACCGCGCCGCCAACGTGCTGCGCACATTGCACAAATCAAAGGGCGCGGCCCGCGAAAAACAAATCAACGAATTCGCCCGGCTCGCCATGGAAGCAGGAGAGGTGCCGCAAAAGGACCGCGCAGCGCTACTCGCCTGGTGGCGGCCGCTGATCACACGCCGCAGGGGACGCAACTGA
- a CDS encoding DUF481 domain-containing protein, whose amino-acid sequence MNFPILRALAFFCLLSSVCFGFAVGEDVLVTLNSGEVLRGEVISDKDGVVMLKHALLGELKINRDAIVKISPAPALPAPPVAKTPPAADAAAKAPATKFAEKAAEPASVPAETSRANEPSSEAVKAPDTLIKSADYTVVATPAELAKAAADAAKDPHEPVWKGQFEFNATFVDAVNTQFDLRAAAQVTRETIDDKLKAYAEYYFRTLSPNTSSSGNGNITDNNLLTNITYDRFLNPTPWLLFGKGQYQYDMTQNWENRISAWGGVGYRFFDDPKKFTLTGKLGLGATHEFGSSDMTQPNGYAEIAMGWQISERQKLNFSSYISPDLANFNNYFIQTRLEWSMKIDLYTGLSVVAGLRDDYQSQPSNGSTGNDFRGYFGLKLEL is encoded by the coding sequence ATGAACTTTCCAATCCTTCGCGCCCTTGCGTTCTTCTGTTTGCTCTCAAGCGTCTGCTTCGGCTTCGCGGTGGGAGAAGATGTCCTGGTCACGTTGAACTCGGGCGAAGTGCTGCGCGGCGAGGTGATCAGCGACAAGGACGGCGTGGTGATGCTCAAGCACGCGTTGCTGGGCGAACTCAAGATCAATCGCGATGCGATCGTGAAAATCTCGCCGGCGCCGGCGCTGCCCGCGCCCCCTGTGGCAAAGACGCCGCCCGCTGCCGACGCGGCAGCGAAGGCGCCCGCAACCAAATTCGCTGAGAAGGCGGCCGAACCTGCGTCCGTGCCTGCGGAAACTTCACGCGCGAACGAGCCCTCCTCCGAGGCAGTCAAGGCGCCCGACACCTTGATCAAGTCCGCCGACTACACCGTCGTCGCCACGCCCGCTGAGCTCGCCAAGGCCGCGGCCGATGCCGCCAAAGATCCGCACGAACCCGTCTGGAAGGGTCAGTTCGAGTTCAACGCCACCTTCGTCGACGCGGTCAACACGCAGTTCGACCTTCGCGCCGCCGCCCAGGTCACCCGCGAAACGATCGACGACAAGCTCAAGGCCTACGCGGAGTACTACTTCCGCACGCTCAGCCCGAATACCAGCTCATCCGGCAACGGCAACATCACCGACAACAACCTGCTCACCAACATCACCTACGACCGCTTCCTCAACCCGACTCCGTGGCTTTTGTTCGGCAAGGGGCAGTACCAGTACGACATGACGCAAAACTGGGAGAACCGGATCAGCGCGTGGGGTGGAGTCGGCTACCGCTTCTTCGACGACCCCAAGAAGTTCACGCTCACCGGCAAGCTCGGTTTGGGTGCCACGCATGAGTTCGGCAGCTCCGACATGACCCAGCCCAACGGCTACGCGGAAATTGCCATGGGCTGGCAGATCTCCGAGCGGCAGAAGCTGAATTTCTCCAGCTACATCTCCCCCGACCTGGCCAACTTCAACAACTACTTCATTCAGACGCGGCTGGAGTGGAGCATGAAGATCGACTTGTACACCGGCCTGAGCGTGGTCGCCGGCCTGCGCGACGACTACCAGAGCCAGCCCTCCAATGGATCCACGGGCAATGACTTCCGCGGCTATTTCGGCTTGAAACTGGAACTTTGA
- a CDS encoding ImmA/IrrE family metallo-endopeptidase, whose product MLATIDVARLALRRAIELRKRLAIPTDHAVCAVDVAEQLDVEVWYKPLPSLAGMYSGGDDPTIVLGSDRPAGYQSSTCAHEIAHHVFGHGTKVDEYIEGAGRSRAQDPEEMLANLFGGHLLMPQAAVTRVFGSRGWSMARPTPEQVFIAAGHLGVGYQTLVHHLRWTIRSIAGPVFDHLVGFQANSIRQTITGRPTSENVFVVDKHWSDRPVDLVVGDLAFLPAGSSIEGNAVEIVDQSADRVTICAVRRGLARAEDARSEWSSFIRVMPKCYDGAAVHRHLEDPDEP is encoded by the coding sequence ATGCTTGCCACCATCGATGTTGCCCGGCTCGCACTCCGCCGCGCGATCGAACTCCGTAAACGGCTCGCTATCCCCACCGACCACGCTGTGTGCGCAGTTGATGTCGCCGAACAGCTGGACGTGGAGGTCTGGTACAAGCCGCTTCCCAGTTTGGCTGGAATGTACTCAGGAGGGGACGACCCGACAATCGTCCTTGGGTCAGATCGTCCCGCCGGCTACCAATCCTCGACTTGTGCGCACGAGATCGCGCACCATGTGTTCGGGCACGGCACGAAAGTCGATGAATACATCGAGGGTGCCGGTCGAAGTCGTGCACAAGACCCAGAGGAAATGCTCGCCAACCTCTTCGGCGGACACTTGTTGATGCCACAAGCCGCGGTGACTCGCGTATTCGGGTCACGCGGATGGTCGATGGCGAGGCCAACGCCCGAGCAGGTGTTCATCGCCGCGGGGCATTTGGGCGTTGGGTATCAGACACTCGTCCATCATCTCCGCTGGACGATCCGCTCCATCGCTGGTCCCGTGTTTGATCACTTGGTTGGGTTCCAAGCGAATTCAATCCGCCAAACAATCACAGGTCGCCCAACTTCCGAGAATGTCTTTGTCGTGGACAAGCACTGGTCGGACCGTCCCGTGGACCTTGTCGTTGGCGACTTGGCATTTCTGCCGGCCGGCTCCAGTATTGAGGGGAACGCCGTGGAGATCGTTGACCAGTCGGCCGACCGTGTGACCATCTGCGCGGTTCGACGGGGACTAGCACGAGCGGAGGATGCCCGTTCGGAGTGGAGCTCATTCATTCGCGTAATGCCAAAGTGCTACGACGGTGCTGCGGTGCACAGGCACTTGGAGGATCCCGATGAGCCATGA
- a CDS encoding class I SAM-dependent DNA methyltransferase: MPLNDSSGDQRPLTRAQMKEAAKRFAQVWEGNNGIKPTKEESHKQTWWAELFKVYGIDRKLVATFEEPIPNLKGYTSAIDVFYPGVMIAEQKSRGCSKSEFAKALKQAVDYVQCFAREGRPHEAPRYLVISDFERIRVYDLESDGLKEPLANFKTIDLPKNIDALMFIAGKKAERPEHEVGINIKAVEVLGKLHDALEAGGYQGHQLQQFLVRCLFCLFAEDTDIFQDNDFYDIVKSTREDGSDLGAMLAHAFRVLDTPTQEGKRNPSPPPLFENLPYVNGDLFKEDLGFTNFNSAMRDALVRCCDFDWSQISPAVFGSLFQCVMERGERRQVGAHYTSEADIMKVIRSLFLDELERELEGCGNEPNRLVKFHEKISSLQFLDPACGCGNFLVCAYKNLRRLEHECLERLSQYERKKKGDVKRHGRNLDPQKLKVSPSQMHGIEIGEWPARIAEVALILAERQEDQKILHGISFSRLPLRNVAKIQLGNALQLDWNQVLPASRCSFIMGNPPFVGAKLLSADQSKDMERVTDGIKSGGLLDYVSGWYLKSSDYIKGTPIRCAFVSTNSISHGEQVGVLWGELFKRGIKIHFAHRTFPWESEARGAAHVHVVIIGFGQGVPTERRITDYETSNPLVVQAKNISPYLVEGGDIVITNRSTPLCKVPEAGVGNKPIDDSNYLFTLKERDAFIAQEPKSAKYFRRFMGADEFISNVPRWCLWLGDTEPAELRSMPLVMERIAAVRKFREASKSLPTQNLARTPTRFHVEFIPKAPYLLIPLHTSETRRFIPIGYLPADTLTSNSCLVIADAKLFHFGILTSTMHMAWVKQICGRIKSDYRYSVSLVYNNYPFPQDFTDAKRKLIEDAAKAVLDTRFQCKGQTLADLYDPSAMPPALVKAHDALDRAVDKCYRKEPFTSERERVEFLFSMYQKLEQPLLGLTGKAKKPRKVSK; encoded by the coding sequence ATGCCCCTCAACGATTCTTCAGGAGACCAGCGGCCTCTGACTAGGGCTCAGATGAAAGAGGCAGCAAAGCGATTTGCCCAAGTATGGGAGGGCAATAACGGGATCAAACCAACCAAAGAAGAAAGTCATAAGCAGACTTGGTGGGCGGAACTATTCAAGGTGTATGGCATCGACCGAAAGTTGGTGGCAACATTTGAGGAGCCGATTCCTAATCTCAAGGGCTACACATCCGCCATTGATGTCTTCTACCCCGGCGTCATGATCGCCGAGCAGAAGAGCAGGGGGTGCTCAAAAAGCGAATTTGCCAAGGCTCTGAAACAAGCAGTTGACTATGTGCAGTGCTTCGCACGTGAAGGTAGACCGCACGAAGCACCCCGATACTTGGTCATCAGCGACTTCGAACGAATTCGGGTCTACGACCTGGAATCCGATGGTCTCAAAGAACCGCTTGCCAATTTCAAGACCATCGACTTGCCGAAGAACATCGATGCTCTGATGTTCATCGCCGGCAAGAAAGCCGAGCGGCCGGAGCACGAAGTTGGCATCAACATCAAGGCTGTTGAAGTCCTGGGCAAGTTGCATGATGCATTGGAGGCGGGGGGATACCAAGGACATCAACTCCAGCAATTCTTGGTTCGATGCTTGTTCTGTTTGTTCGCCGAAGACACTGATATTTTCCAGGACAACGATTTTTACGACATCGTCAAATCCACGCGCGAAGACGGCTCGGATTTGGGTGCCATGCTGGCCCATGCATTTCGCGTGCTCGACACTCCAACCCAGGAAGGCAAGCGCAACCCAAGCCCGCCGCCCCTGTTCGAGAACCTGCCGTATGTCAATGGCGACCTGTTCAAGGAAGATTTAGGGTTTACAAATTTCAATAGCGCCATGCGTGACGCCTTGGTGCGCTGTTGTGACTTTGATTGGTCGCAGATATCGCCTGCGGTCTTCGGAAGCCTTTTTCAATGCGTCATGGAGAGGGGCGAGCGGCGGCAGGTCGGTGCGCACTACACCTCCGAAGCGGACATCATGAAAGTCATTCGATCCTTGTTTCTGGACGAATTGGAACGGGAATTAGAGGGGTGCGGAAACGAACCGAATCGGCTTGTGAAATTCCATGAAAAAATTTCCTCGCTTCAGTTTCTGGATCCGGCCTGTGGTTGTGGAAACTTTCTCGTGTGCGCCTACAAGAACTTGCGACGACTCGAGCATGAATGCCTTGAGCGATTGTCGCAGTATGAGCGCAAGAAAAAGGGGGATGTCAAAAGGCACGGCCGTAATTTGGACCCACAAAAGCTCAAGGTTTCGCCAAGCCAAATGCATGGCATTGAGATCGGCGAGTGGCCCGCGCGAATTGCGGAAGTCGCCTTGATCCTTGCGGAGCGCCAGGAAGATCAAAAGATTCTGCATGGAATTTCATTCTCGCGCCTGCCGCTGCGAAATGTCGCCAAGATTCAACTTGGAAACGCGCTTCAACTGGACTGGAACCAAGTCCTTCCGGCGTCGCGCTGCTCCTTCATCATGGGCAATCCGCCATTCGTCGGGGCCAAGCTTCTTTCGGCGGATCAATCCAAGGACATGGAGCGGGTGACCGATGGCATCAAGAGCGGCGGCCTGCTTGACTATGTGTCGGGTTGGTATCTCAAATCCAGCGATTACATCAAGGGCACGCCGATTCGATGTGCCTTCGTTTCCACCAACAGCATCAGCCACGGCGAGCAGGTGGGCGTGCTGTGGGGCGAACTCTTCAAGCGCGGCATCAAGATTCACTTTGCCCACCGCACATTCCCCTGGGAGAGCGAGGCTCGTGGAGCGGCGCATGTCCATGTCGTCATCATTGGGTTTGGGCAGGGGGTCCCGACGGAGCGGCGCATCACGGACTATGAAACGTCCAATCCCCTGGTTGTGCAGGCGAAGAACATCAGTCCCTATTTGGTCGAAGGTGGAGACATTGTCATCACGAACCGGTCGACGCCGCTTTGCAAAGTTCCGGAGGCGGGGGTTGGCAACAAGCCAATTGACGACAGCAACTATCTCTTTACCTTGAAGGAGCGTGACGCTTTTATTGCCCAGGAGCCGAAGTCGGCGAAGTACTTCCGCCGATTCATGGGCGCGGACGAATTCATTTCAAATGTGCCGCGCTGGTGCCTTTGGCTTGGCGACACGGAGCCGGCGGAATTGCGTTCCATGCCGCTGGTTATGGAGCGTATCGCGGCGGTGCGGAAATTTCGTGAGGCAAGTAAAAGTCTTCCGACCCAGAATCTGGCTCGAACGCCAACGCGGTTTCATGTGGAGTTCATTCCGAAAGCTCCGTATCTGCTCATTCCGCTTCATACATCTGAAACGCGACGATTCATTCCGATCGGATACTTGCCAGCTGACACGCTTACAAGCAACAGTTGCTTAGTCATCGCTGATGCAAAACTCTTTCATTTCGGAATCCTAACTTCCACCATGCACATGGCGTGGGTGAAGCAGATCTGTGGGCGCATCAAGTCGGACTATCGTTATTCGGTGTCCCTTGTCTACAACAACTATCCATTCCCACAGGATTTCACGGATGCGAAACGAAAGTTGATTGAAGATGCCGCGAAAGCCGTTCTCGACACGCGGTTCCAATGCAAAGGTCAGACACTTGCGGATTTGTACGACCCAAGCGCAATGCCGCCAGCCTTGGTGAAGGCGCACGACGCGCTCGACCGTGCCGTGGACAAGTGCTACCGCAAGGAGCCCTTCACAAGCGAACGTGAGAGGGTGGAGTTCCTTTTCAGCATGTATCAGAAGCTGGAGCAACCCTTGCTTGGATTAACCGGCAAGGCAAAGAAGCCCCGCAAAGTTTCAAAGTGA
- the mscL gene encoding large conductance mechanosensitive channel protein MscL, protein MKIIQEFKDFALKGNAMDLAVGVIIGAAFGKIVNSLVQDMINPVIGMLIGGVDLSNWKIVLKRGVEANPAANIAAVPDVAIKLGAFLNMCIEFLIVAASVFLMVKALNTLTNLRLKKAKAEAKAEAK, encoded by the coding sequence ATGAAGATCATTCAGGAATTCAAGGATTTTGCGCTCAAAGGCAACGCGATGGACTTGGCCGTCGGCGTCATCATCGGAGCCGCGTTCGGCAAAATCGTGAACTCCCTCGTTCAGGACATGATCAATCCCGTCATCGGCATGCTGATCGGCGGCGTGGACCTGTCGAACTGGAAGATCGTGCTTAAGAGGGGCGTCGAGGCGAACCCGGCGGCGAACATTGCCGCTGTTCCGGATGTTGCGATCAAGCTCGGCGCATTCCTGAACATGTGCATCGAGTTCCTCATCGTGGCGGCAAGCGTGTTCCTGATGGTGAAGGCGCTCAACACGCTCACCAACCTGAGGTTGAAGAAAGCAAAGGCGGAAGCGAAAGCGGAAGCGAAGTGA
- a CDS encoding helix-turn-helix domain-containing protein, which translates to MSASGMQRDSIANRLRIAREQAGLSQGQVAKLMGWHRPTMSQIEAGQRRVAAEELPLFAQHYRVSVSWLTKTEDPDKEAVDPQLELAAKELRRLKPADLKRVIKLLTAIGKKGGA; encoded by the coding sequence ATGTCCGCATCAGGTATGCAACGTGATTCCATCGCAAACCGCCTGCGCATTGCGCGGGAGCAAGCGGGCCTGAGCCAGGGCCAGGTGGCCAAACTAATGGGTTGGCACCGACCAACAATGAGCCAGATCGAGGCTGGTCAGCGCCGCGTGGCTGCGGAGGAACTTCCACTCTTCGCCCAGCATTACCGCGTTTCTGTGTCCTGGCTGACGAAGACAGAGGACCCGGACAAAGAAGCGGTTGATCCCCAGCTTGAGCTTGCGGCGAAAGAGCTCAGGCGGCTCAAGCCCGCCGACCTCAAGCGCGTGATCAAGTTGCTCACAGCGATCGGGAAGAAAGGTGGCGCGTGA
- a CDS encoding thymidylate synthase: MNIAFAIAEVVQILAGADDVPFLEHWFPVYGKFVGGGARAAGAYGARLRGRWGFDQLGRAAAVLSANGETRQVVLSIWNPPDDLPSDDGIARSGDVPCNVLSCLRLVHGRLHWLQTCRSNDLFRGLPYNLVQFTFIQEVIAGWLGVELGSYSHAISSLHAYTDALKEFTIDPDPPPLFESADIRLPRNEAESAWRALYRLAVELTSCDHSQLVRLPSIRSASGLGCLEPMYWILVAEDARRRGLRDESNEAASQSRDDALAIMWRRWLGRCDKSIKG; the protein is encoded by the coding sequence ATGAACATCGCTTTCGCTATCGCAGAGGTGGTACAGATTCTTGCGGGGGCAGATGACGTGCCCTTCCTCGAACATTGGTTCCCGGTGTATGGCAAGTTTGTGGGTGGCGGCGCACGAGCGGCGGGTGCGTACGGCGCTCGGCTCCGAGGGCGATGGGGATTTGACCAACTCGGCCGTGCGGCCGCTGTACTGAGTGCGAACGGAGAGACACGCCAAGTGGTGCTCTCGATTTGGAACCCGCCGGACGATCTCCCGTCCGATGACGGCATTGCGAGATCTGGAGACGTGCCCTGCAACGTGCTCAGCTGCCTGAGGCTGGTCCATGGCCGACTTCATTGGCTTCAGACTTGTAGGAGCAACGACCTGTTCCGTGGCCTGCCCTACAACCTTGTGCAGTTCACGTTCATCCAGGAAGTCATAGCCGGATGGTTGGGTGTCGAACTCGGCAGCTACTCGCACGCTATAAGCAGTCTCCACGCCTACACGGATGCGCTAAAGGAATTCACAATCGACCCTGACCCTCCGCCGTTGTTCGAATCGGCCGACATCCGCCTTCCTCGCAATGAAGCAGAGTCTGCCTGGCGAGCGCTGTATCGCCTGGCCGTCGAACTGACTTCTTGCGACCACTCTCAACTGGTGAGACTTCCGTCCATCCGCAGCGCGAGTGGCCTAGGATGCCTGGAGCCGATGTACTGGATACTGGTCGCCGAGGATGCAAGACGGCGCGGGCTGCGTGACGAGAGCAACGAAGCAGCGAGCCAATCTCGCGATGACGCGCTAGCCATCATGTGGCGAAGATGGCTGGGCCGCTGCGACAAGTCCATCAAGGGGTGA
- a CDS encoding thymidylate synthase, with protein MSHDAIVVPAGNLSVAWALAFVRVFDAPRGELPHPLVLSITEFNGLREPVENAEIRAALDRTIIAINRVAGKRKVQNVSATASTIFPHMCWSPRAPRPATELFEHYTTRVFPRLKRICGLNRRGTYFLRMIDATGVHGVALEPKRVNQLGEILRWWERDEGTTRRSALQVSLYDPAKDHTGAALAGFPCLQQISFSHTDQGLALSAYYPTEYIFDRGYGNYLGLCQLATFMAHEMDLPLARVNIFVALPERGGVSKSATRALATCLRGIVSEAPVAEEATA; from the coding sequence ATGAGCCATGACGCCATCGTCGTGCCCGCGGGAAACTTGTCCGTGGCGTGGGCGCTAGCCTTTGTGCGTGTGTTTGACGCGCCGAGGGGCGAACTCCCGCATCCGCTTGTTCTATCGATCACCGAGTTCAATGGTCTCCGCGAACCCGTTGAAAACGCCGAAATCCGAGCGGCGCTCGACCGGACGATCATCGCCATCAATCGGGTTGCCGGCAAACGCAAAGTCCAGAATGTATCCGCCACCGCGAGCACCATCTTCCCACACATGTGTTGGTCGCCCCGTGCTCCGCGCCCCGCTACGGAGCTTTTTGAGCACTACACAACGAGAGTGTTTCCTCGGCTCAAACGTATCTGTGGGCTCAATCGCCGCGGCACCTACTTCCTCCGGATGATTGATGCCACCGGGGTTCACGGTGTCGCCCTTGAGCCAAAGCGGGTCAATCAGCTTGGAGAAATCCTTCGGTGGTGGGAGCGCGATGAGGGCACGACCAGACGCAGTGCACTCCAGGTAAGCCTCTACGACCCGGCAAAGGACCACACCGGGGCCGCACTCGCCGGATTCCCATGCTTGCAGCAAATCAGCTTCAGTCACACCGATCAAGGGCTCGCTCTTTCGGCGTATTACCCTACGGAATACATCTTTGACCGTGGATACGGCAACTACCTCGGCTTGTGCCAGCTCGCGACGTTCATGGCCCACGAAATGGACCTGCCCCTCGCCCGCGTGAACATCTTTGTTGCCCTGCCCGAACGCGGCGGCGTTTCCAAGTCGGCCACACGGGCGCTCGCCACCTGCCTGCGAGGAATCGTGTCGGAAGCACCCGTAGCGGAGGAGGCTACTGCATGA
- a CDS encoding MotA/TolQ/ExbB proton channel family protein, with product MTQVQGRPRSPSASTQKPLLRFASVDPEARLSLPCGTYTTPSLSSTLLGSIAMMLVVYTPAFLFRGTEAGALVWKYLTAFERVPILIMFLSTWSVSILVLKALKIAAQRKAFQIHFAPDDPEWSIARTNAMQVVEAIESKVQGVESFMYLNRVTGVLRTIRNVGRVGDIDEMLQSRADNDELQIDGGYVVVKGFIWAIPVLGFIGTVAGLTQAIGKFGGVLSNKDSDLRAITGQLTQVIGGLDTAFVTTGESLLAALTIHLFLTFLRRADDRFMDDCRDQCARHVTARVRVSEGDR from the coding sequence ATGACGCAAGTGCAAGGCCGCCCGCGTTCGCCATCCGCATCGACCCAAAAGCCGCTGCTGCGCTTCGCCTCCGTTGATCCGGAGGCGCGCCTCTCGCTTCCCTGCGGCACCTACACCACGCCCTCGCTCAGCAGCACGCTGCTCGGCTCGATCGCCATGATGCTGGTCGTCTACACGCCCGCCTTCCTCTTTCGCGGAACCGAGGCCGGCGCGCTGGTGTGGAAGTACCTGACCGCCTTCGAGCGCGTGCCGATCCTGATCATGTTCCTGAGCACCTGGAGCGTCAGCATCCTGGTGCTCAAGGCGCTGAAGATCGCGGCGCAGCGCAAGGCCTTTCAGATCCACTTCGCCCCCGACGATCCGGAGTGGAGCATCGCGCGGACCAACGCCATGCAGGTGGTGGAGGCGATCGAGTCCAAGGTGCAGGGGGTGGAGAGCTTCATGTACCTCAACCGCGTCACCGGCGTGCTGCGCACCATCCGCAACGTGGGCCGCGTGGGCGACATCGACGAGATGCTGCAGAGCCGCGCCGACAACGACGAGCTGCAGATCGACGGCGGCTATGTGGTGGTGAAGGGATTCATCTGGGCGATTCCCGTGCTCGGCTTCATCGGCACCGTGGCGGGACTTACGCAGGCCATCGGCAAGTTCGGCGGCGTGCTCAGCAACAAGGACTCCGACCTGCGCGCCATCACCGGACAGCTCACGCAGGTGATCGGCGGACTGGACACTGCCTTCGTCACCACCGGCGAGAGTCTGCTGGCGGCGCTGACCATCCATCTCTTTCTCACCTTTCTGCGCCGCGCCGACGACCGCTTCATGGACGACTGCCGCGACCAGTGCGCCCGCCACGTGACGGCTCGCGTCCGCGTGAGCGAGGGCGACCGCTGA
- a CDS encoding acyl carrier protein, with translation MNKGIKSDRVVERIVGELLNRGGRPTSIGDGSNLMQAGLTSQDGVELACDLEARLGITVPGDFNPLVHERENRMRTLGELKAWARAQQPTPAKKGA, from the coding sequence ATGAACAAGGGCATTAAGTCGGATCGGGTAGTTGAGAGGATCGTAGGAGAACTGCTGAACAGAGGAGGTCGTCCGACCTCCATTGGTGACGGCTCGAACCTGATGCAAGCAGGTCTCACGAGTCAGGATGGCGTTGAGTTGGCCTGTGACTTGGAGGCAAGGCTCGGAATCACCGTTCCCGGCGACTTCAATCCGCTGGTGCACGAGAGGGAGAATCGCATGCGAACTCTTGGGGAACTCAAGGCATGGGCGCGTGCACAACAGCCGACCCCGGCAAAGAAAGGGGCCTGA